One genomic window of Medicago truncatula cultivar Jemalong A17 chromosome 1, MtrunA17r5.0-ANR, whole genome shotgun sequence includes the following:
- the LOC25482882 gene encoding protein SIEVE ELEMENT OCCLUSION B codes for MSSSMAPSSLVSNVSAYSQQARTSNPLAWSDDKILETVYLTHVHTGERYDVESLFNLTSNILKRSTAVADSVASKTGTPVGLVEDRLPLSGYEPPIRKLKHISAQMMSTLPGEHHAHMTTMSILDQLKSHTWDGKAIFALAAFSLEYGNFWHLVQTPSGDTLGRSLATMNRVQSVDKNRQAIADYNSLVKNLLFAVECITELEKLSTKGYEHKDVPALSEAMQEIPVAVYWAIITAIICANHLDLLFGDSDDRYELSSYDVKLASIVSKLKAHLTRSRKHIGELEDYWRRKRVLQTPTEIVEVLKVLVFHNEIQDPLVFDGLNRQMVSIEVFRKKHVLVFISGLDSIRDEIRLLQSIYVGLQEEPRELKGYRKEDFKILWIPIVDDWTLLHKAEFDNLKLEMPWYVVEYFYPLAGIRLIREDLSYKNKPILPVLNPLGRIVNHNAMHMIFVWGIDAFPFRPTDDESLTQKWNWFWAEMKKVYPRLQDLIKGDTFIFIYGGTDPKWTQDFALAIEKIKRHEITRKADAVIEHFHFGKEDKRIVPRFWIGIESLFANMIQKKHKDPTIDEIKSLLCLKQDQPGWVLLSKGPNVKLLGRGDQMYATAVDFEIWKEKVLEKAGFDVAFKEYYERKRREYPVACANMQLANYPSDILDPIYCPDSNCGRSMEIASVSYKCCHGHTHENAEVAPAESGGFVQIEKRS; via the exons ATGTCGTCTTCAATGGCGCCATCTTCACTTGTAAGTAATGTGTCAGCTTATAGCCAACAAGCAAGAACTTCAAACCCATTGGCATGGAGTGATGATAAGATCCTTGAAACCGTTTACCTAACTCACGTCCACACCGGTGAAAGGTACGATGTGGAATCGCTTTTCAATCTCACTTCAAACATTCTCAAGCGTTCCACTGCAGTCGCGGATAGTGTTGCATCCAAG ACTGGGACTCCTGTAGGTCTTGTAGAAGACAGACTTCCCTTATCTGGTTATGAGCCTCCTATCCGTAAACTGAAGCATATTTCTGCCCAG ATGATGAGCACACTTCCTGGTGAGCACCATGCTCACATGACAACAATGTCAATCCTTGATCAGCTGAAATCCCATACATGGGATGGAAAAGCAATCTTTGCACTAGCTGCATTTTCATTGGAATATGGAAATTTCTGGCACCTAGTTCAAACACCAAGTGGTGATACACTTGGAAGATCATTAGCAACAATGAACCGTGTTCAAAGTGTCGATAAGAATAGACAAGCCATTGCTGATTACAACAGTTTGGTGAAGAATCTGTTGTTTGCTGTTGAGTGTATTACTGAGTTGGAAAAGCTTTCAACAAAAGGGTATGAACATAAAGATGTTCCTGCTTTGTCTGAAGCTATGCAAGAGATTCCTGTTGCTGTTTATTGGGCTATCATTACTGCTATTATTTGTGCTAATCATCTTGATCTTCTTTTCGGTGATTC GGATGATAGGTATGAATTATCAAGTTATGATGTCAAGCTTGCTTCCATTGTAAGCAAATTAAAGGCTCATCTTACAAGGAGCAGAAAGCATATAG GTGAGCTAGAAGATTACTGGAGACGTAAGAGGGTTCTTCAAACTCCAACAGAAATTGTTGAGGTTTTGAAGGTTCTAGTCTTCCACAATGAAATTCAGGACCCCCTTGTGTTTGATGGCTTGAACAGACAAATG GTTAGCATCGAAGTGTTTAGGAAGAAGCATGTATTGGTATTCATTTCAGGCCTAGACAGCATCAGAGACGAGATTCGTCTTCTACAATCCATCTATGTTGGACTACAAGAAGAACCAAGAGAACTAAAAGGATACAGAAAAGAAGATTTCAAGATCTTGTGGATCCCAATTGTGGATGATTGGACCCTACTTCACAAAGCTGAATTTGATAATTTGAAGCTAGAAATGCCATGGTATGTGGTTGAGTACTTCTATCCCTTGGCTGGAATAAGGTTGATAAGAGAAGACTTGAGCTACAAGAATAAGCCAATTCTACCTGTTCTGAATCCTCTAGGTAGGATTGTGAACCATAATGCAATgcatatgatttttgtttggggAATAGATGCCTTCCCTTTTCGTCCCACAGATGATGAGTCACTTACTCAAAAATGGAACTGGTTTTGGGCTGAAATGAAGAAGGTTTATCCTAGACTCCAAGACCTT ATTAAAGGGGACACGTTCATCTTCATATATGGAGGAACAGACCCAAAATGGACACAGGACTTTGCACTAGCAATAGAGAAAATCAAAAGGCACGAAATCACCCGAAAAGCTGATGCAGTCATAGAGCACTTCCACTTCGGAAAGGAAGACAAAAGAATCGTTCCTCGTTTCTGGATAGGCATAGAAAGCTTATTTGCAAACATGATTCAAAAGAAACACAAAGATCCAACCATAGACGAAATCAAAAGCTTGCTTTGTCTCAAACAAGACCAGCCTGGTTGGGTTCTGTTAAGCAAAGGACCAAATGTGAAACTGCTCGGCCGCGGCGATCAAATGTATGCAACTGCTGTTGATTTTGAGATATGGAAAGAGAAAGTGCTTGAGAAAGCTGGTTTTGATGTTGCTTTTAAGGAGTATTATGaaaggaagagaagagaatatCCTGTTGCTTGTGCTAATATGCAGTTGGCTAATTACCCTTCTGATATTCTTGATCCTATTTACTGTCCTGATTCAAACTGTGGAAGATCAATGGAGATTGCTTCTGTTAGCTACAAGTGTTGCCATGGTCATACTCACGAGAATGCTGAAGTTGCTCCTGCTGAGAGTGGTGGTTTTGTTCAGATTGAGAAAAGGTCTTGA